TCGCGAAGTGTGCGACCGCGCTCGCGCTATGCGCCGCGTCTCATGCATTCGCCTCGAGCGACGCGCCGACCGTGGCGCCCGGCAAGCTGACGATCGGCGCGGACCTGACGTACCCGCCCTACGACTACATGCAGGACGCGGATCCGGTCGGCTTCGATCCCGCGTTCATGACAAAACTCGCCGGGCACCTGAAGCTCCAGCCCGGTTTCGTCGACACGCGTTTTGCGAACCTGATCCTCGGCGTGAACGCGAACCGCTTCGACGTCATCGCATCGGCGCTCTACGTGACGCCGGAACGCGCGAAACAGATCGACTTCGTGCCCTACCTGAAAACCGGCGGCTCGCTGCTCGCCATGAGCAACTCCGGCTTCGCACCGAAGACGCCCGACGATCTGTGTGGCAAGCGTGTGAGCTCGATCAAGGGCGCATCGTGGATTCCGAAACTCAACGATGTGTCGAAGCAGGTCTGTGCGCCTGCCGGCCGCGGCGCAATCGACGTGCGCGAGTTCGAGACGTCGCCGGAAGCGGCCCAGGCCGTCCTCTCGCGCGCCGTCGACGCGCAATTCGAAGACTCGGCCGTCGCGCAGATGACCGTCAACAAGCTCGGCGGGCGCGTGGCGATCACGTCGACGGCCCCGCTCTATCCGGTCGTCATCGGGCTTGGCGTCAAGAAAGGCAATGGCGCGCTGCTCGCCCAGTTGAAGGCCGCGTTTGCGTCGATGAAGCAGGTGGGCGAATACCAGGCACTGCTCAAGCAGTACAACGTCGCCGAGCCGAACGGCACTGACATTGCCAAGGCGCTCGGTACGGCATCGAACTGATTGCACGTAGCGCGCGCAGCCTGAGGCCGGGCGCTCGCCCGCGCCCTCGCAGCTGCGCGCCGTGAGGGGAAGCACATGGTATTCGACTGGCACTACACAGCTTCGCTCCTGATCGACGCCGCCTTCTGGAAAGCCACTTGGCGCGTCGTCGAACTGAGCGCCGCGACCTGGCTGATCGGCATTGTCGCGGGCTTTGCGCTCGCCCTCGGCAAACAGTCCGCGTTCATGCCGCTGCGCGTAGCATGCAGCGCCTACATCTGGCTCTTTCGCAGCCTGCCGCTGCTGGTGCTGCTGATCTTTGTCTACAACCTGCCGCAGGTGCTGCCCTGGACCGGCGGCTTATTGTCCGACCCGTTCTGGGCCGGCCTGCTGGCGCTTTCGATCAGCGAAGCGGCCTACATCGCCGAGATTCATCGCGGCGGCCTGCTGTCGCTTCACAAGGGGCAGCTCGAAGCGGGCAAGGCGCTCGGTATCCGCTTCGCCGGCCTGCAGCGGCTGATCGTGCTGCCGCAGGCGTTTCGCGTCGCGCTGCCCGCGCTCATCAACGAGTACGTGACGATCGTCAAACTGACGTCGCTCGTGTCCGTCATTTCGCTGGCGGAAATCCTGCTGGTCGGCGAGCGCCTGTACACGCAGAACTTCAAAGTGCTGGAGACGATGCTGGCCGTCTCGTTCTACTATGTGCTGATCGTCACCGTATTCGGCCATGCGTTGAAAATGCTCGAGAAGCACCTCGACGTCACGCGCCGCACCCAGTCTGGGGCTGCCGTCATGCCTGCGGAAACACCGCGGCCCGCGCCGGCAACGAAGAACGCTCGCACGGCGAGAGCCAGCAGCGCGGCGCGGGCGCTGGAAGCCCTCGGCATCCGCAAGCGCTACGGCGATCATGAAGTGCTCAAGGGGATCGACTTGACCGTGCGCGCAGGAGAAGTGGTGTCGATCATCGGCCCGTCGGGTTCGGGCAAGACTTCGCTGATCCGCACGTTGAACGGCCTCGAGACGCTCGACGGCGGCGAAGTGCGCCTGCATGACAAGGCGTTCCTGTGGCCGCCACGCGCAAGGCATGGCAAGGTGCCGCATGCGCAGTACATGCGCGGCATCGTCGATATCGGCATGGTGTTCCAGAGCTTCAACCTGTTTCCGCATAAGACAGCGCTGCAGAATGTGACGCTCGCGCCCCGCTATCACGGGCGTCTGAACGGCGCCCCGCTCGACGAATCCGGCATGCACCTGCTGGCCAAGGTCGGCATGGCCGCGCATGCGCACAAGTATCCGCATCAGTTGTCCGGCGGTCAGCAGCAGCGCGTCGCGATTGCGCGGGCACTGGCCATGCAGCCGTCGATCGTCCTGTTCGACGAACCGACCTCGGCGCTCGATCCGGAACTGGTCAACGAAGTACTGAAAGTCATTGAGGAACTTGCCCGGGAAGGCATGACCATGATCATCGTCACCCACGAAATCAATTTTGCGTTCCGTATTTCAGACCGTATCGTGTTCATGGAAGCAGGCACGATCGTGAGCGACGCGCCGCCGCACGAACTGGCGACCCTCGACAAGACTTCGCGGATCGCCAGCTTCCTTAAAGACGTCCATTTTGCGTAAAACACCGTATGCCCACCTCGCACTCAACTGTTACCGCCCTCACCGGGCAGGAGCCCGAGCAATCGGTCACGGACCGGATCCTGTCGACGATCCGCAACGAGATCATTGAAGGCAAATTGCCGCCGGGCACCGCACTCGTCGAGAACGATCTCACCCAGGCGCACGAGGTTTCGCGCAACACGCTGCGTGAAGCGCTGCGTCTCTTGTGCCGCGAAGGGCTCGCGGTGCATTACCGGCATCGCGGCGTGATCGTGCGCACCTTGACGCGCCACGACGTGCGCGACATCTATCGAGTGCGGCGCACGCTCGAACTGCAAGCCCTGATGCGCGAGGACCCGATCGAGGAAGATGAAATCGCGGCGATGCGCGACGCAGTCGTGCACGCACAAGCAGCGGCGGACGAAGGCGACTGGCGCAGCGTCGGCACCTGCAGCCTGCTGTTTCACCGGCGCATCGTGCAGTTGCTCGGCAGCCCGCTGTTCGACACATTCTTTACGACGATACTGGCGCAACTACGCCTCGTGTTTGCCTCGGCCCCCGACGAGCGGCGTTTCCAGCGTCCCTGGATTGCGAAAGATCAGCAGATTCTGGAGCTGATAGCAAGCGGGCGCACCGCGGAGGCGAGCACCGCGCTCGCCGGTTACCTGAAGGAATCGGAGCACGCGCTGCTCGATTATCTTTGATCCATTGCCGCTCATTCCAGCCTCGCCCACCGATTCACGGCCACGGCTCAAACAGGCGACAGCGCATGACGCGCGCAGCCTGTCCGCGTGCTTTATATAGGAGTCTCGATCATGTTGAATTACCCCGCCGCCTATCAATCCACCAAGGGTTCCGCACTCGACGTCGACAAGGCGTTTTATAGCCGCATCGCCTCCGGGCACGATACGCGCACACTGGTCGAATCGATCGTCGTGCCCATCCGCTCGGGTCAGGCATGGACCGTGCCGGCTGGCCACGTGTTTCGCATCGTCACAATTGAAGGTCCGCAAGTGGCCGACCTCAACATGTGGAACCTGCACAACCCGCGCGAGCGCATGTGGGCCTCGCGCACACGCCAGTTGCAACAGGCGCACGTGAGCACCTTCGATCGTTTGTGGTCGACGCTACCCTTCCTGCGCCCCATGGTGACGATCACCGACGACAGCCTCGCCGACTACGGCGTCGACGAGCACGGCGGCCGCGTCCACGATCTGCTCGGCACTCGCTGCGATCCTTACGTGAACCGCATGCTGACCGGTGAGGACTTTCATTTCCACTGCCACTCCAATCTCACGCGCGCAATCGCACCGTATGGCTTGACCGAATACGACGTGCACGACGTGCTGAACGTGTTTCAGTGCACCGGGCTGAATCTCGAAGACAAATACTTCATGAAGGCATGCCCCGCGAAGAAGGGAGACTACCTCGAATTTTTCGCGGAAATCGACCTGCTTTGCGCATTGTCGACCTGTCCGGGCGGCGATCTCTCGTTGCCGATGTGGGGGCCGGATGCGCGCGATCCGCTGGAAGTATGCCGTCCGCTAGGCATCGAGATATACCGGCTCGCTCCGCAGATGCTGGACGGCTGGACGCCGCCGGCCGTGGCCGCATACAAGGGGCAGCACGGCATGACGTTGCAGCAGCCGCAGTGGAAGTGTGGCTGTTGAGCAGGAGTGGACCCCGATGTCGCCGGTCGAGCAATGTGTGTCGGCCGGTGGCGTTTTCTTGCACCAGCGGCTTCTATGCCGTAGTCGCCCAAAATAAGACATCCGCACAACGCTCATCAGGGCAGCGCAACGCCCCACGCGACCGTGACGTTGCCACCAAGACGCCATTCGCGGAACGGACGGCGCGGAGCAATCAGCGCGGGGAGCCTGGGGTCACGCGTGCGCGCGTAATACGGCTCCATCCATGACAGCTCGTCCTGGAAGGTCCAGGGAAAGAGCGTCTGTTTGACCGGGGTGATCTCGGTAAAGCTGACGGGGTCCTGCACTGCTTTGATCACCAGATTCGCCAGCCGGCCGATTGCACCGTGATTCTCCTGGTAGAGGTTCACCCCTTGCCGCTCGGCTAGTTCCGCCGTGAACACCAATGGGATCAGCGCGAACGTGTGGTAATGAAGCGCACGATCGCCGCGCTTGATCTCCCGCTCCAGTTCGCCACGCGGACCTATGTCGCGGATACCCTCCCGGGCACGGGCGAGCCCGGCATCAATCAATTCCTGCTGCTGTGCGAGCGTGCCAATGGCGACAAGATTCAGCCCTGCCCAATAGACAAGGTTGTTGTGCAAATGGTTGATCGCATCCGCATCCCGCGTGGCGATGGCGATACGCGTCAGCCACGGCGTAATGACGCGCAACGCGTCCGCATGGGTCTCGCTGACTTCCCGCGGCAATCCCAGCAGCACCAGTGCGAAATCTGT
This genomic stretch from Paraburkholderia caffeinilytica harbors:
- a CDS encoding ABC transporter substrate-binding protein, which produces MKAQLDLKTVIPFLPRVAKCATALALCAASHAFASSDAPTVAPGKLTIGADLTYPPYDYMQDADPVGFDPAFMTKLAGHLKLQPGFVDTRFANLILGVNANRFDVIASALYVTPERAKQIDFVPYLKTGGSLLAMSNSGFAPKTPDDLCGKRVSSIKGASWIPKLNDVSKQVCAPAGRGAIDVREFETSPEAAQAVLSRAVDAQFEDSAVAQMTVNKLGGRVAITSTAPLYPVVIGLGVKKGNGALLAQLKAAFASMKQVGEYQALLKQYNVAEPNGTDIAKALGTASN
- a CDS encoding amino acid ABC transporter permease/ATP-binding protein; its protein translation is MVFDWHYTASLLIDAAFWKATWRVVELSAATWLIGIVAGFALALGKQSAFMPLRVACSAYIWLFRSLPLLVLLIFVYNLPQVLPWTGGLLSDPFWAGLLALSISEAAYIAEIHRGGLLSLHKGQLEAGKALGIRFAGLQRLIVLPQAFRVALPALINEYVTIVKLTSLVSVISLAEILLVGERLYTQNFKVLETMLAVSFYYVLIVTVFGHALKMLEKHLDVTRRTQSGAAVMPAETPRPAPATKNARTARASSAARALEALGIRKRYGDHEVLKGIDLTVRAGEVVSIIGPSGSGKTSLIRTLNGLETLDGGEVRLHDKAFLWPPRARHGKVPHAQYMRGIVDIGMVFQSFNLFPHKTALQNVTLAPRYHGRLNGAPLDESGMHLLAKVGMAAHAHKYPHQLSGGQQQRVAIARALAMQPSIVLFDEPTSALDPELVNEVLKVIEELAREGMTMIIVTHEINFAFRISDRIVFMEAGTIVSDAPPHELATLDKTSRIASFLKDVHFA
- a CDS encoding GntR family transcriptional regulator, whose translation is MPTSHSTVTALTGQEPEQSVTDRILSTIRNEIIEGKLPPGTALVENDLTQAHEVSRNTLREALRLLCREGLAVHYRHRGVIVRTLTRHDVRDIYRVRRTLELQALMREDPIEEDEIAAMRDAVVHAQAAADEGDWRSVGTCSLLFHRRIVQLLGSPLFDTFFTTILAQLRLVFASAPDERRFQRPWIAKDQQILELIASGRTAEASTALAGYLKESEHALLDYL
- a CDS encoding urea carboxylase-associated family protein, which encodes MLNYPAAYQSTKGSALDVDKAFYSRIASGHDTRTLVESIVVPIRSGQAWTVPAGHVFRIVTIEGPQVADLNMWNLHNPRERMWASRTRQLQQAHVSTFDRLWSTLPFLRPMVTITDDSLADYGVDEHGGRVHDLLGTRCDPYVNRMLTGEDFHFHCHSNLTRAIAPYGLTEYDVHDVLNVFQCTGLNLEDKYFMKACPAKKGDYLEFFAEIDLLCALSTCPGGDLSLPMWGPDARDPLEVCRPLGIEIYRLAPQMLDGWTPPAVAAYKGQHGMTLQQPQWKCGC
- a CDS encoding alginate lyase family protein: MLGAVSVAIFMALGVNHAVAACTVPTPVKSIDPAGFYDDPAAYAQAVKPMRDYIYQLNKAAESNQWTCVLALLEGWAHADALMGPITGYQGYYERSWAGTDFALVLLGLPREVSETHADALRVITPWLTRIAIATRDADAINHLHNNLVYWAGLNLVAIGTLAQQQELIDAGLARAREGIRDIGPRGELEREIKRGDRALHYHTFALIPLVFTAELAERQGVNLYQENHGAIGRLANLVIKAVQDPVSFTEITPVKQTLFPWTFQDELSWMEPYYARTRDPRLPALIAPRRPFREWRLGGNVTVAWGVALP